ACTTATagtaatcttcttttttttctaatatactaTGCAAGAGCCTTTTGAAAATGACTCGAGCATGTCGCAGGGACGTTAACGGGTCAAGCTCACGGGTCGTGACTCGCCCGTTTTAAAATATTCGCGACATGCCGGTCCCACGAGATGATCCCCACCGTCCGATTATTAGTTCTTTTTTATTACATAATTATGCCACTGACGTACTGacatattaatataattatattttaaaaaaatttgaaactaaactagcaacaaattaacaaaaattaatatcaaaatacaaaaattgttTATCGtaatgtttgaaatttaaatcgaTCGGCTTTAAATATTTGAACTTGTAAAACTTATGTTTGCACTTATGTTACCTAATTATGTCTGTTGAAACAAACTGAATCGCTGATTATTTTTGAATCATGTTTTATCAGATCAATTTTATATGTACTATAGTATCAGAGTCAGTTCTAAACCCTATCTATTCCACGAGATCTCTAGTTTTGTATACGAGCAGAGGTACTGTgactattttgaaatagttttctAGTAGATGAATATATTGGTGTGGAGACTTTGTAGCTGAAACATTAACTGGCACATTTTGTTTGTATCCAAATAAAACCACCCCTACAACACCACCAATGTTTGtgatgaataataataataataataatatgatgtAGATGTATATTTGCTTGTTTTGGGGAACAAACACAGGTGGGGTGATGAGTCCATGTCCTGTGGAGGCCCCTACAGTGTACCCATCACAGCAAAAGGATGGGACCCAAGTTGTGGGTGGGGCttgttttagggtttgggttggtCCAAAAGAGCACCATCAATAGATCAtgaattaaaatgaaaaatatttcatttttttttaaaaaaaaagagagctagaTCAGAATACTTCTAGACTTTTAAACTTGATCTGCGCTATTTAAACTTCTTGGGTTTCGAATTATGTGATTTCGCAACATCACTTGTCTAATACTTAACTGTCGGAAAATTGGCTATTTTGTAATGGTTAATATAAagtaaatttgagtttgactTTTAGAATGCTCAGATAGCGTAGATTATATATAACAGTGGCGGTCGTCGATTCTgatttttgttttagtttttttttcttttctggaaACATACTTCCCAGAATACTATGAAGTTTCTATTTGCCTTCGTACACTTGAAAATCTTACTTATTTACTCGTATATCGCTGTAAAGTAATATAGAAGGCACGGAGGTAAATACCAACTTTAAATGCATATTTATAAAGTTACGCATATTtctaagaatatatttataaaattttgcatgTATCTTACGTATGAGCTCGAAACTTTACTAACCAGAGGAATCAATAAAAGTAGTAGAGTTCGAATTCAGAGTTTCTtattctgatatcatgttaaacaGTTTAAGCTATAGCAATTACTTAAAAACTTCGAAGTTAAATAATTTCTCCACTTTGAATAACATTCAAGGGAGTTTTTGAATGTCTTAACTTCTTTTTGCAGAAGTGCTTTTCAGAAGCTAGAGTTTGAAATCAAAGGCGCCAAGAACAGAATTTTTCAagtatttttgctttttttttttttagtgtttgtATTTGTTTGAATCCTACTACTCTCTGATTAAGCCAATGCCCCTTTGGGTATTAATTGCACATGTCCACTGCAAGTCTGCAACTACTGATGCAACTAGAGGTGTGGGGTCGAAATGTTCGGTTCGCTTTAATGCTGGCTAAATCGACTCGGTTCGATTCGTTAACCCGGTACGACGAACCCATACTTATTAGTTGAATGTTGCTCTCACATCCTCGAGTTGTAGAGAAaacccgaaccgaaccgaaccaaatttCGTAGGAAGAGTCAAGATCAAGGAGAAGTTGTCATACTCATCAGAATGCAACTCttttctaaaccctaaaactcgCAGGATCTTGAATGTACGACGATCTCAATGAAGGAATGAAGAGTTATCGGATCGTTCGTTGGCGCTAATCCTTAATTTcaaaaactcgagctgttaaaaatacacaaccaattctCTTAAAGCATACAGATACAACAGCGCCCACaggtctcaattgtgacttgTCTCAACCAGTCTCGCGCTATTTCGAACACGACTCGTCAGGATGGTGACCCGTTTAAGCCAACGAGAGTATAGGAGGTCATGTCATAATGGATACTTTTCAAAAGCCAAAAGAAACAATAGAGCACATTGAGGGGTCAAAATACCATGCACCACCACCAGAATAAGCAACATCATGTGTTCAACCAACCATTCAAACCCTACCCTAGAAAACATAGTAGAAGATCCATTCATCTTTGATTCTAGATTCTTCTGGTTGGTTCTCTTCTCTCTGATGTATGAGAATTCAATTCCAATCTCCATTAACACCTCCTAGGAATGAAATTGAGCATGACTTTGTCACACAAGAATCAAAGCGGCCGAAATTTGACTTCAATGAGACGAATTCCGATTCCTTTTTGCGCACTTATTACAAATCCATTGCTGAGTCCAATCGACTAGAACAAACACAAACACGGTGAGCATCGACGAAGCAATGCAGTTGCGCGAACCGAAtgtagatagagagagagaggcggtcGCGATCGAAGGAATGATAATATGGTATAGAATCCGCACAGTTTATCAATTACATCAGAAGAGATTTACACAAAgctataaagagagagaaagagagagaaagatccaCATTCTCAAAATTGATCACATTGGGAGAGAAGAaaaggaggcggaggcggaggcgggggcGGGGAATTCGATCCCCCCTCCGCCCCGCTCTGCAAATTTTGCTTCTTCCCGGAGTGCTTCATGAGCTTTTActgaggaggagggggagaaaAGCTTCTGCTTTTCCAAATGCTGCTGCTTCTTTGGCTACTTAGAAGAGCAATGATCAATAGGAACAGAGAGGTaaggagaggggaagagagagagagagagagagggagagaaagagactTACATTACACAAAGTATGCATCTTTATACAGGACCGAAAAGCGCGGAGGAGCTTGCTTGCTTGCTTCTACTTATGTCGATGATCCGTCCTCTGCTGCTGCTCAATCAGATTCAGACTCAAATTCAGATTTAGATCCAGATTCAAAAATTTAGTTCTCAGGGGCAATACATCGAACGCCTTGGATGCGGGAGAGTGTCACTGTATGGTGCGCGTGAGCTTGCACTTGGAGATGAAGTGGGTGGCGTTGTAGTTGAGGCTGCAGAGCTTGAGCAGCTCGGCGGCGCGCTGCTTGAGCTCCTGCGCGCAGCCGCTCTGGATGACGAGCAGGAGCTTGGCGGCGAGGCCGGCCTCGACGGCGGCGGGGGCGCACTCCTCGGGGGCGAGCTTGCACACGGCCCAGAGCACGTTGAGCGCGGCGCGGGTGCAGGGCTCGGAGACCCGCATGAGCGCGCGCACGGCGCAGGGGATGGTGCGGGGGCACTCCTTCAGCGCGCCCCGCCCCTCGGGCACGCTCCCGAGCTGGTCGAGGATCCCCAGCGCGGGCTCCAACAgctcgccgacgccgccggggCTGCCGGCGACGTTCGCAGCGGCCGAGTCGGAGACGTCGAGGAGGGTGGGCACGGCGCCCACGGTGACGAGCATGGATAGCACGCGgccgttgttgttgttgttgttgttgttgtgttggtcggcggcggcggcggcggcggagcagaGGGATTTGATGAGGGCgagggccgcggcggcggcggcggggtggcggcggcggtcgcGGACGAGGCGGAGGAGCGCGGCGAAGAGGCGGAGGCTGGcggcggattcggggcgaaaGGCGGGGTCTTGGGACAGCGCGAGGAGGAGGCGGGCGCAGGCGAGCTTGGTGTCGGGCGCGCCGTCGCCGAGGAGGTCGACGAGGAGGGCGAAGCGCTGGGGCTGGAGCAGCAGCTGCACTGCTTGAGcagctgctgcggcggcggaggtggtcgTAGtggtggcagcagcagcagcagcagcagcagcagtggtagtggtagtagaagaagaagaagaggtggtggattgggattgggattgggattgggattgggattgggatggggatggggatggggatggggagGATGGGGAGgggcagaggaggagggcgaggaggtGGGCGGCCTCGGCGCCGACGGCGTGGGGGGTGAGGGGGCCGAGGAGGGCGGCGACGGTGGGGAGGAGGTCGGGGTGGGCGCGGACGGAggggtgggcgagggcgaggcggcggaggagggcgagggcgtgggCGCGGGCGGGGGACTTGAGCTTGCCGCGGAGGGAGTCGAGGAGGGTGGCGGCGCGGCCGAGGACGTCGGCGGAGCGCTTCTTGAGGCGGAGGTGGCGGGCGGAGAACCAGGAGAGGATGAGGTGGTGCAGGGTGCGGTTGGGGGTGAGCGACCCCCCGTCCCACAGGTCCTGCATCGTCGTCGGGCACGTCAGGTGGCCCATCCCCAGCCACCGCGCGATGTGCGCCCGCTCGTACGTCTGCCCCGTGCACAGCGTCACCGGATCCACCATCGGCTCCAGCGATATCGGGCAGATGAACACCGCCGGCACCGACCCACCACCACCGTCGTCGCCGCTGCTCCCGTtgccctccccctccccctcccccgcctcctcctccgccgccgccgcctccagctcctccatcatcttccgcagatccgccgccgccgccgccttcttcTCCCCACCcccgccgccgactccgcccCCCAAGATCCCGTCTTTCACGGCGGTCTCGAGATCCAGcacggcggcgggggcggcgccaTCCAGCTTCCACGGAGAGGAGTGGTTGTGGCCGTGGTGCTGGTGGCCGTGGTGCTGGTGCTGGAGCTGAGGCATTACCTCTGCGAAGAAGAGATCACCACAAAGCTTGCGACTTTTTgagcaaggagaaggagaaggagagttGGTGGAGGGAAGGGGGGGTTCACAAATGGTGAGATTTTGGGGTCggggggaaggaggaggagcaggaggaggaggaggtagtGGTGAGGATGAAAGTGGTGGGAATGGTGGAGGAGGACGATGCGGCGGTCAAAAGGGGGAAAGGAGGGATCAACACCATCACCATcgccatcatcatcatcgtcatcatcaccAGGATCATGAACATGTGAATCTCttacacacactctctctctctctctctctctatcactCTCTCTTTTACTCTCTATCTCTAAGACCTGTTCATGCAGTTCAACATAGGCTTTACAGTGGAGGAGGGGAAGGTGAAATGATCagcaggggaaaaaaaaaatcaaatctttgaagaagaagaagaagaagaagaagataaaaaatCTCAACTTTGAAAGGAATGGGAGAGGGGTAATGGTGGGAGGAGTTGAAGGAGATGGAaccaagagagagaaaaatggggAAATGGGGAAAAGGGGGAAATGggagtatagagagagagagagagagagagaaagagcttaCACTACTGTGgcagagagagagtgagatCTAGCagtggagatagagagagaaagagagagagagtaggaggaggtgggggtggggggaagagagagagagagagagagagaggagagaggagagagagaggacataGTTTACAtcaaggagagagaaagatgaggttatatttattcaattatattttatgttcaaatattttatctatttacttatttatttttaaacaaatttctacaaatttttttattagtattagtattagtattatttttagGTATTGTGAGATGGCATTTAATAAAGGGGAGAGGGGATTATCAaaagggtgtagagagagagagaaagagccctACAAtgcctttttctctcttctcctctttttctttatttaattatttattaataaaaaaaattttgaaatttttttaagtataagtaattttaaactaaaaaaaggcTATAActaatctattaatttttcagcaaaagtaaattaatttaaaaaaaaaaatctgatcaaGCTTTGTTGATTTACTACAACTAATCAAATTTACtcttttaattgaatctaatCTAACTGAGTCGATCAGCAATAATTATATCTAATGAATTCATCTATTAAtatcggtaaaaaaaaaatctcaactttttaattattttaatttataaattatataaatttttactattaaggACTTAATTATCGACATTGTAGGCAACTAAAGAAatacagaggaaaaaaaatcatcattgttaaattaaacaaaattttaatttaccaactaaaaataatttaaattt
Above is a genomic segment from Ananas comosus cultivar F153 linkage group 15, ASM154086v1, whole genome shotgun sequence containing:
- the LOC109721746 gene encoding U-box domain-containing protein 30 encodes the protein MPQLQHQHHGHQHHGHNHSSPWKLDGAAPAAVLDLETAVKDGILGGGVGGGGGEKKAAAAADLRKMMEELEAAAAEEEAGEGEGEGNGSSGDDGGGGSVPAVFICPISLEPMVDPVTLCTGQTYERAHIARWLGMGHLTCPTTMQDLWDGGSLTPNRTLHHLILSWFSARHLRLKKRSADVLGRAATLLDSLRGKLKSPARAHALALLRRLALAHPSVRAHPDLLPTVAALLGPLTPHAVGAEAAHLLALLLCPSPSSPSPSPSPSQSQSQSQSQSQSTTSSSSSTTTTTAAAAAAAAATTTTTSAAAAAAQAVQLLLQPQRFALLVDLLGDGAPDTKLACARLLLALSQDPAFRPESAASLRLFAALLRLVRDRRRHPAAAAAALALIKSLCSAAAAAADQHNNNNNNNNGRVLSMLVTVGAVPTLLDVSDSAAANVAGSPGGVGELLEPALGILDQLGSVPEGRGALKECPRTIPCAVRALMRVSEPCTRAALNVLWAVCKLAPEECAPAAVEAGLAAKLLLVIQSGCAQELKQRAAELLKLCSLNYNATHFISKCKLTRTIQ